In Allomuricauda ruestringensis DSM 13258, the following proteins share a genomic window:
- a CDS encoding IS1096 element passenger TnpR family protein, with the protein MIYKIRIILDAEEDIFRDIEIEDQSNLEDFHNAITQAFGFEGSEMASFYTCDEEWNQDEEIALFDMSESGSDIRLMNETALDDVLTENSPKMIYVYDFFSMWTFFVELADIVDKEDGKVYPNLLFTFGELPDAPPEKKFEAKPSDDEGNFDDLLDRYDDMDFDENWN; encoded by the coding sequence ATGATTTATAAAATCAGGATAATACTTGATGCTGAGGAAGATATCTTTCGCGATATCGAAATTGAAGACCAAAGTAATTTGGAAGATTTCCACAATGCCATAACCCAAGCTTTTGGTTTTGAAGGGAGTGAAATGGCTTCTTTTTACACTTGTGATGAAGAATGGAACCAAGATGAGGAAATTGCCCTTTTTGATATGAGCGAGAGCGGTTCCGATATCCGATTGATGAACGAAACCGCTTTGGATGATGTTTTGACGGAGAATAGCCCGAAAATGATCTATGTGTACGACTTTTTTAGCATGTGGACCTTTTTTGTGGAACTTGCCGATATTGTTGACAAGGAAGATGGCAAGGTATACCCGAACCTACTCTTCACTTTTGGGGAGCTCCCCGATGCCCCGCCAGAAAAAAAATTTGAAGCAAAGCCCAGTGATGATGAGGGGAATTTTGACGACCTCTTAGATCGGTACGATGATATGGACTTTGATGAAAATTGGAATTAA
- a CDS encoding nucleoid-associated protein: protein MLNLYSAQIESISLHRVGNKSKNESAFLSAEPFSLNDEMAGLLKEYFFKPFREKEENYYKFSHEVDLEFNEICTAVTGIFENPSDNHRLSKKITTHLYEQSNHPHIKSGEVYVVHFSDMLIDNQKTDAVGIFKSELKHDFLQFEEKAQNLEILIRQGINVNKLDKGCIVFNTSKEEGYKVLSVDSNRYDAKYWLENFLGVAPLTDENFYTKNYLKFCQNFAKDVVLPAEDKQQEVMFMNRAVNHFAKNDNFEETSFLNEVMENPELIPEFKHYKVEKGPKYSIGDVSNFDIANKAVSDARKKIKNVINLDTNIQIKMDFINPESAEKFVEKGWDEERQMYYYLVYFNKEQKS from the coding sequence ATGCTAAACCTATATTCCGCCCAGATTGAAAGTATTTCGCTTCACCGTGTTGGCAATAAAAGTAAAAACGAATCCGCTTTTTTATCCGCAGAGCCATTTTCGCTCAACGATGAAATGGCCGGTCTCTTAAAGGAATACTTTTTTAAACCCTTTAGGGAAAAAGAGGAAAACTATTATAAGTTTAGCCACGAAGTGGACTTGGAATTCAATGAGATTTGTACAGCGGTCACGGGAATTTTCGAAAATCCATCCGACAACCACAGACTTTCCAAAAAAATAACCACCCACCTGTATGAACAATCCAACCATCCACATATAAAAAGTGGGGAGGTTTATGTGGTTCACTTTTCAGATATGTTGATCGACAACCAAAAAACGGATGCCGTAGGTATTTTTAAAAGTGAATTGAAGCACGATTTCCTTCAATTTGAGGAAAAAGCACAAAATTTGGAGATTTTGATTCGCCAAGGAATCAATGTTAACAAGTTGGACAAGGGGTGTATTGTTTTCAACACAAGCAAAGAAGAAGGTTACAAGGTACTTTCAGTAGACAGCAATAGGTACGATGCAAAATATTGGTTGGAGAACTTTTTGGGCGTTGCTCCATTGACGGATGAAAACTTTTATACCAAGAACTACCTTAAATTCTGTCAAAACTTTGCAAAAGATGTTGTTTTACCTGCTGAGGACAAGCAACAGGAAGTAATGTTCATGAACCGTGCTGTGAACCACTTTGCCAAAAACGACAATTTTGAGGAAACCTCATTTTTGAACGAAGTGATGGAAAATCCAGAGTTGATTCCCGAGTTTAAGCACTACAAGGTGGAAAAAGGGCCAAAATACAGCATTGGGGACGTTTCCAATTTTGATATAGCCAACAAGGCAGTGAGCGATGCCCGTAAAAAGATAAAAAACGTTATCAATTTAGATACCAACATTCAGATTAAAATGGATTTCATCAATCCGGAATCCGCGGAAAAATTTGTGGAAAAAGGTTGGGACGAGGAAAGGCAGATGTATTACTATTTAGTGTATTTCAACAAGGAACAGAAAAGTTAG
- a CDS encoding ABC transporter ATP-binding protein: METILTVNHLTKKFGYLTAVKDLSFTIEKGNVYGILGPNGSGKSTTLGIILNVVNRTSGDFSWFEGNTSTHDALKKVGAIIERPNFYPYMNAIQNLRLVCKIKDVPETKIQEKLELVGLWDRRNSKFKTYSLGMKQRMAIASALLNDPEILILDEPTNGLDPQGIHQIREIIKKIASQGTTILLASHLLDEVEKVCSHVIILRKGESLYSGPVDSMLASHGFFELRSNDIDQLKELLEKSASFGKIENFNGTLTAYLKEEMDAESLNKMLFDKGVVLSHLVKRKESLEEQFLTLTKNQ; encoded by the coding sequence TTGGAAACAATACTAACCGTTAACCATCTTACAAAAAAATTTGGTTACCTCACAGCTGTCAAAGATCTTTCCTTTACCATAGAAAAAGGAAATGTTTATGGCATACTGGGACCCAATGGGAGTGGCAAGTCAACCACATTAGGAATTATTTTAAACGTGGTGAACCGAACTTCCGGTGATTTTAGTTGGTTCGAAGGCAACACATCTACCCATGATGCCCTTAAAAAGGTAGGCGCCATTATTGAGCGCCCCAACTTTTATCCGTACATGAACGCCATCCAAAATTTAAGGCTGGTCTGTAAAATCAAGGATGTACCGGAAACCAAGATTCAGGAGAAACTGGAGTTGGTAGGTTTATGGGACCGCCGTAACAGCAAGTTCAAAACCTATTCACTGGGTATGAAACAGCGCATGGCCATCGCTTCGGCCCTGCTCAACGACCCAGAAATTCTTATTTTGGACGAGCCCACCAATGGTTTGGACCCGCAGGGGATTCATCAAATACGGGAAATCATCAAAAAAATTGCAAGTCAAGGTACCACCATTTTATTGGCCTCCCACTTATTGGACGAGGTGGAAAAAGTGTGTTCACACGTCATCATTCTTCGAAAAGGCGAAAGTTTATACTCCGGTCCCGTAGATAGTATGCTGGCGAGTCACGGCTTTTTTGAACTGAGGTCCAACGATATTGACCAATTAAAGGAATTACTGGAAAAAAGTGCCAGTTTTGGAAAAATCGAAAACTTCAATGGAACCCTTACCGCTTATTTAAAGGAAGAAATGGATGCCGAAAGTTTGAACAAAATGCTGTTCGATAAAGGGGTTGTACTGTCTCATCTCGTAAAACGGAAAGAGAGCCTCGAAGAACAATTTTTAACCTTGACCAAGAACCAATAA
- a CDS encoding ABC transporter permease encodes MLRLLQIEFIKLWNNRASKVLIISYFVLLTSIALIAAIKFDIGPVQFHLADQGIFNFPYIWHFNTFVTALFKLFLAIVIVSMMSNEYSNKTIKQNLIDGLSKREFIFSKVLTVISFALISTIFVFVVSMILGLVYSDYNEVSIIFSDMEFLPAFFFKLVGFFSFCLFLGILVKRSAFALGFLILWTILEQVVFGLLGWKVMSWEAAKAVKRFFPLESMSNLIKEPFTRLSAVQNIGQQIGENMKFDYHVYWYEFLIVMIWTAVFIYLSYALLKKRDL; translated from the coding sequence ATGTTACGTCTCCTACAAATAGAATTTATAAAACTTTGGAACAATAGGGCCAGTAAGGTACTTATTATCTCCTATTTTGTGCTTTTGACATCCATTGCACTTATTGCCGCCATTAAGTTTGATATTGGCCCCGTCCAATTTCATTTGGCTGACCAAGGGATTTTCAATTTCCCGTATATTTGGCATTTCAATACCTTTGTCACTGCACTATTCAAACTGTTTTTGGCCATTGTAATCGTCTCCATGATGTCCAATGAGTACAGCAACAAAACCATTAAACAAAACCTGATTGATGGCTTGTCGAAAAGGGAATTTATCTTTTCCAAAGTACTCACAGTAATTTCTTTTGCCCTAATATCCACAATTTTTGTGTTCGTGGTCTCCATGATTCTTGGACTTGTATATTCAGACTACAACGAGGTCTCCATCATATTTTCGGATATGGAGTTTCTACCTGCATTCTTTTTTAAGCTTGTCGGCTTCTTTTCCTTTTGCCTTTTTCTGGGCATTTTGGTAAAGCGATCGGCCTTTGCCCTTGGTTTTCTAATTTTATGGACCATATTGGAACAAGTGGTTTTTGGTTTGCTGGGCTGGAAAGTAATGAGCTGGGAAGCTGCAAAAGCAGTAAAACGGTTCTTCCCTTTAGAGTCAATGTCCAACCTGATCAAAGAACCTTTTACAAGGCTTTCAGCAGTTCAGAACATAGGGCAACAGATCGGGGAAAACATGAAGTTCGACTACCATGTGTATTGGTACGAGTTCTTGATCGTTATGATCTGGACAGCTGTTTTTATCTATTTATCCTACGCACTGTTGAAGAAACGTGATTTATAG
- the uvrB gene encoding excinuclease ABC subunit UvrB encodes MKFEVVSGFKPTGDQPEAIKQLVEGIETKARHQTLLGVTGSGKTFTVANVVESVQRPTLVLAHNKTLAAQLYSEFKQFFPNNAVEYFVSYYDYYQPEAYIPTSGLYIEKDLSINEDIEKLRLSTTSSLLSGRRDVLVVASVSCLYGIGNPVEFQKNVITIHRDQVISRTKFLKQLVQSLYARTTADFRNGNFRVKGDVVDVFPGYADHAFRIHFFGDEIEEIEALDPHNNKVIEIYDTLNIYPANMFVTSPDVLQNAIKEIQDDLVKQIDYFKEIGRPLEAKRLEERTNFDLEMIRELGYCSGIENYSRYLDGRKPGTRPFCLLDYFPDDYLMVIDESHVTIPQVHAMYGGDRSRKENLVEYGFRLPAAMDNRPLKFEEFEALQNQVIYVSATPADYELELSEGVYVEQIIRPTGLLDPIIEVRPSENQIDDLVEEIQQRVELDERTLVTTLTKRMAEELTKYLSRIDVRCRYIHSDVDTLERVEIMQDLRKGLFDVLIGVNLLREGLDLPEVSLVAILDADKEGFLRSNRSLTQTVGRAARNLNGKAIMYADKITDSMQKTIDETNYRRDKQMSYNKENNLTPTALKKNLDSALAKNSVSTYHFQKEELRAAEPDLEYITQDQKEKLIREKRKAMERAAKELNFMEAAKLRDEIKMLQEKE; translated from the coding sequence ATGAAATTTGAGGTAGTATCTGGCTTTAAACCTACGGGCGATCAACCCGAAGCAATAAAACAATTGGTAGAAGGCATCGAAACCAAAGCTCGGCACCAAACCTTGCTTGGGGTAACCGGGTCGGGTAAAACATTTACTGTGGCCAATGTGGTGGAATCCGTTCAGCGCCCAACCTTGGTTTTGGCGCACAACAAGACCTTGGCGGCACAATTGTACTCGGAATTCAAGCAATTTTTTCCCAACAATGCGGTGGAATACTTTGTTTCCTACTACGACTATTATCAGCCCGAAGCCTATATTCCAACTAGTGGACTTTACATTGAAAAAGACCTTTCCATAAACGAGGATATAGAAAAATTACGGTTGAGCACTACCTCTTCCCTCCTGTCAGGCAGACGGGATGTGCTCGTGGTAGCCTCTGTTTCCTGTCTGTATGGTATTGGTAACCCCGTAGAGTTTCAAAAAAACGTGATTACCATCCATCGGGACCAAGTAATATCGCGAACCAAGTTTCTAAAACAATTGGTTCAGAGCCTGTATGCTCGTACAACGGCAGATTTCCGAAACGGAAACTTTAGGGTGAAGGGCGATGTTGTGGATGTGTTTCCGGGCTATGCCGATCATGCTTTCCGGATTCACTTTTTTGGTGATGAAATTGAGGAGATTGAAGCATTGGACCCCCACAACAACAAAGTCATTGAAATTTACGACACCTTGAACATCTACCCTGCAAACATGTTCGTTACCTCTCCCGATGTGCTTCAAAATGCGATAAAGGAAATACAAGACGACCTCGTGAAGCAGATAGATTATTTTAAGGAAATTGGCCGACCACTTGAAGCAAAACGCTTGGAGGAGCGCACCAATTTTGACTTGGAAATGATTCGTGAGCTTGGATATTGCTCTGGAATCGAAAATTATTCTAGGTATTTGGATGGAAGAAAACCCGGCACCAGACCTTTCTGTTTGTTGGATTATTTCCCAGATGATTACCTTATGGTGATTGATGAAAGTCATGTAACCATACCCCAGGTACATGCCATGTACGGTGGAGACCGCTCCAGAAAAGAGAATTTGGTGGAATATGGTTTCCGTTTACCTGCGGCCATGGATAACCGTCCGTTAAAATTTGAAGAATTTGAAGCACTTCAGAACCAAGTGATTTACGTAAGTGCCACCCCGGCCGATTACGAACTGGAGCTGAGCGAAGGGGTTTATGTGGAACAGATTATTCGACCAACAGGTTTGTTGGACCCCATAATCGAGGTGCGACCAAGTGAAAACCAGATTGATGATTTGGTAGAAGAGATTCAGCAGCGTGTGGAACTGGACGAACGTACCTTGGTGACCACGTTAACTAAACGTATGGCGGAGGAACTTACCAAGTACCTGTCCAGAATCGATGTTAGATGTCGGTACATTCATAGTGATGTGGACACGTTGGAACGGGTGGAAATTATGCAGGACTTGCGCAAAGGCCTGTTTGACGTTCTCATTGGAGTCAATCTTTTGCGTGAAGGTTTGGATTTGCCCGAAGTGTCCCTCGTAGCCATACTGGATGCGGATAAAGAAGGTTTTTTGCGCAGCAACCGCTCATTGACCCAAACTGTAGGTCGTGCAGCTCGAAATTTGAATGGAAAGGCCATCATGTATGCTGACAAAATTACCGATAGCATGCAAAAAACCATTGATGAGACTAATTACCGTAGGGATAAACAGATGTCTTACAACAAGGAGAACAACTTAACTCCTACGGCATTGAAGAAAAATCTGGACAGTGCTTTGGCCAAAAATTCGGTATCTACCTATCACTTCCAAAAAGAGGAGCTACGGGCAGCAGAACCAGACCTTGAGTATATAACCCAAGACCAAAAAGAAAAATTGATCCGGGAGAAAAGAAAAGCTATGGAAAGAGCCGCCAAAGAACTCAACTTTATGGAAGCAGCCAAGCTCAGGGACGAAATAAAAATGCTTCAGGAAAAGGAATAA
- a CDS encoding Hsp20/alpha crystallin family protein: MSIVKRNNLFFPSLMNDFMGPDWFGGTEKWNISVPAVNIKDNTEGFELELAVPGMKKDDFTVEVDNDVLTISSEMKTENEKNKDNYTRKEFSFTSFKRAFTLPETVDGSKIDAKYEDGILKLTLPKKQEALPKPKRLIEIG, translated from the coding sequence ATGAGTATAGTAAAAAGAAACAACCTGTTTTTTCCATCCTTGATGAATGATTTTATGGGTCCTGATTGGTTCGGTGGAACAGAAAAGTGGAATATTTCTGTGCCCGCTGTGAATATAAAGGACAATACCGAAGGTTTTGAATTGGAACTTGCCGTTCCTGGTATGAAAAAAGATGATTTCACCGTTGAGGTTGACAATGATGTGTTGACCATCTCCAGTGAAATGAAAACTGAAAATGAGAAGAACAAAGACAACTACACAAGAAAAGAGTTTTCCTTTACCTCTTTTAAAAGAGCCTTTACATTGCCCGAAACTGTAGATGGATCTAAAATCGACGCCAAGTACGAAGATGGAATATTGAAATTGACATTGCCCAAAAAACAAGAGGCATTGCCAAAACCAAAACGATTAATTGAAATAGGATAA